The stretch of DNA CGGTTGAGGGAGTGTCGGCGTCGATTATCGGCCCGTTTCTACTGGATTGCGACTTTTCGAGACCGAGAACACATCAAAGCGAGGTGCTCTGGAGTAATTTGGACTGCGCGGATCGTTACCGGGGGCGCAGAAACGCGGACTCGCTGGGAGTCTCGCGAGCGAAGCCGGAGGCTGAGCGAGTGAGACTAAAGCGAGTCAACGACTGAACGAACGGAGTGAGTAAAGAAGTGGACTCGCTGGGATTTGAACCCAGGGCCTCTTCCTTGCGAAGGAAGCGATCTACCACTGATCTACGAGCCCGCAGTCGAATCGAGGCGGGGGAGCGGTTTGAACGTTGCGCTTCCTCGTCACCGTCGATCCTGGCGCCGACCCAGCAGTCGCTCGCCGGCCGTGAGAAAACGTGAGAACGGAAAGCCGCTCAGTCCTCGAGGACGATCTCGATCGAGACGTCGTTCGGGACCTGAATCCGCATCAGCTGGCGGAGCGCGCGTTCGTCCGCGTCGATGTCGATCAGCCGCTTGTGGACCCGCATCTCCCAGTGCTCCCACGTGGCGGTCCCCTCGCCGTCGGGGGACTTCCGCGAGGGCACGTTGAGCTCGGTCGTCGGGAGCGGGATGGGGCCGGACAGCGAGACGCCCGTCTTCTCCGCGATCTCGCGGACGTCGTCACAGATGTCGTCCAGGTCTTCGGGGCTCGTCCCCGTCAGACGGACGCGGGCCTGTTGCTCGGGCATCTATCGCTCGTCGACGCTCAGGACCTTGCCGGCCGCGATGGTCTGACCCATGTCGCGGATGGCGAAGCTCCCCAGCTCCGGGATCTCGCTCGACGGCTCGATCGAGAGGGGCTTTTGCGGGCGGACGGTGACGACCGCGGCGTCGCCGGACTTGATGAAGTCCGGGTCCTCCTCGGCGACCTCGCCGGTCGACGGGTCGATCTTCTGGTCGATCGACTCGATCGTACACGCGACCTGTGCGGTGTGGGCGTGGAACACCGGCGTGTAGCCGGCGGTGATCACGCTCGGGTGCTGCATGACGACGACCTGCGCCTGGAACGTCTCCGCGACGCTGGGCGGGTCGTCGGCCGGGCCACACACGTCGCCACGGCGGATGTCGTCCTTGCCGATGCCGCGGACGTTGAACCCGACGTTGTCACCGGGCGCAGCGCTGGGCACCTCCTCGTGGTGCATCTCGATCGTCTTCACCTCGCCGCCCACGTCGCTGGGCTGGAAGGAGACGTTGTCGCCCGTGTTGAGCGTCCCCGTCTCGATCCGTCCGACCGGGACGGTCCCGATACCGGAGATGGTGTAGACGTCCTGGATCGGCAGGCGGAGCGGCGCGTCCGTCGGCGGCTCCGGCTCCGGCAGGTCGTTGAGGGCCTCGAGCAGCGTCGGGCCGTCGTACCAGGCGGTGTTCTCCGAGGCCTCGGAGACGTTGTCGCCCTCGAAGGCGGAGATCGGGATGAACGTCGTGTCGTCGGTCGCGAACTGGACCTGGTTCAGCAGGTCCTCGACTTCGCCGATGACCTCCTTGTAGGAGTCCTCGCTGTAGTCGACGAGGTCCATCTTGTTGATCCCGATGATGAGCTCGTTGATACCCAGCGTGCGGGCCAGGAACACGTGCTCTCGGGTCTGGGGCGCGACGCCGTCGTCGGCCGCGACGACGAGCACCGCGTTGTCGGCCTGCGAGGCGCCCGTGATCATGTTCTTCACGAAGTCACGGTGGCCCGGACAGTCGACGATGGTGAAGTTGTACTCGTCGGTGTCGAACTCCTGGTGGGCGATGTCGATGGTGACCCCTCGCTCTCGCTCTTCGGCGAGGTTGTCCATGACGTAGGCGAACTCGAAGCCACCCTTGCCCTTCTCTTCGGCCTCCTCTTTGTGCTGCTCGATGACGTGCTCGGGGACGCTCCCTGTCTCGTAGAGGAGCCGGCCCACGAGCGTACTCTTCCCGTGGTCGACGTGGCCGATAATGGCCAAGTTCTGGTGCGGAATGTCGCTCATAGTGGATTCACGCGCTGAAGGCGCTGTGGGGAAACGTTCGGCAGAACGCCGTAAAACCATTTCGATACGTTCCCCCCGCAATCCGGCCGTGTACGGCGGTTTGTGGTACTGTACCGTGGTTCTGGTCTCAGCGCGGGGGGAGCCGCCCCACGTCGGACAGCACCGCCGACGCCGTCTCGGGGCCGCCGGCGCCGTGTCCCGAGATGTT from Halolamina sediminis encodes:
- the tuf gene encoding translation elongation factor EF-1 subunit alpha; amino-acid sequence: MSDIPHQNLAIIGHVDHGKSTLVGRLLYETGSVPEHVIEQHKEEAEEKGKGGFEFAYVMDNLAEERERGVTIDIAHQEFDTDEYNFTIVDCPGHRDFVKNMITGASQADNAVLVVAADDGVAPQTREHVFLARTLGINELIIGINKMDLVDYSEDSYKEVIGEVEDLLNQVQFATDDTTFIPISAFEGDNVSEASENTAWYDGPTLLEALNDLPEPEPPTDAPLRLPIQDVYTISGIGTVPVGRIETGTLNTGDNVSFQPSDVGGEVKTIEMHHEEVPSAAPGDNVGFNVRGIGKDDIRRGDVCGPADDPPSVAETFQAQVVVMQHPSVITAGYTPVFHAHTAQVACTIESIDQKIDPSTGEVAEEDPDFIKSGDAAVVTVRPQKPLSIEPSSEIPELGSFAIRDMGQTIAAGKVLSVDER
- the rpsJ gene encoding 30S ribosomal protein S10, with translation MPEQQARVRLTGTSPEDLDDICDDVREIAEKTGVSLSGPIPLPTTELNVPSRKSPDGEGTATWEHWEMRVHKRLIDIDADERALRQLMRIQVPNDVSIEIVLED